The Devosia sp. MC521 genome has a segment encoding these proteins:
- a CDS encoding D-alanyl-D-alanine carboxypeptidase family protein, protein MIAASILPVQATPLLVVDRSNLSVLYAQDAGQPWHPASLTKLMTAYVVFEELALGTITLDTPVRISKGAVALAPSKSGLAVDSSVTMRDALYLLIVRSANDVAYSIAETIAGTEANFAVKMNDVARRMGMTGTNFINSHGLHVVGQVSTARDLAILSLYIEQAYPQYMPIFQTGTVRLNKAVYEANNALLKGFSGTNGMKTGYTCAAGLNVVATVDRNGRRLLAVVLGGSSARERNERAAELFTNALSGRYQGSGQSLLSLVNSGGAAQDMRPLVCGAGAPEYIKAREAEFPMGLKGQPSYLNDEIPLREYTVVDLGRTRAVAFPRPRPAHVSRFAAPAVAATSTAPIVAERAVSLPIPRPADL, encoded by the coding sequence ATGATTGCAGCCAGTATCTTGCCTGTTCAGGCAACACCGCTGTTGGTTGTCGATCGATCCAATTTGTCAGTGCTGTATGCGCAAGATGCCGGTCAGCCTTGGCATCCGGCTTCGCTCACCAAACTCATGACGGCCTACGTGGTTTTCGAAGAGCTGGCGCTTGGAACAATTACTCTTGATACCCCTGTCCGGATATCAAAAGGGGCGGTTGCGCTCGCGCCGAGCAAGTCAGGCCTGGCTGTCGATAGTTCAGTGACGATGCGAGACGCGCTCTACCTGCTGATCGTCCGCTCTGCCAATGACGTTGCCTATTCCATCGCGGAAACAATTGCGGGCACAGAAGCCAATTTCGCGGTCAAAATGAATGACGTTGCACGTCGCATGGGGATGACGGGGACCAATTTCATCAATTCCCACGGTCTGCATGTTGTCGGCCAGGTTTCCACGGCGCGCGACCTAGCAATTCTTTCACTTTACATCGAGCAAGCCTATCCCCAGTACATGCCCATATTCCAGACTGGCACTGTGCGATTGAACAAGGCAGTGTATGAGGCCAACAACGCGCTTCTGAAGGGGTTTTCCGGCACCAACGGCATGAAGACAGGGTACACCTGTGCTGCGGGACTGAACGTCGTTGCGACGGTCGATCGTAATGGTCGCCGCCTCTTAGCTGTTGTTCTCGGTGGTTCTTCAGCACGCGAACGCAATGAGCGGGCAGCCGAGCTCTTCACCAATGCCCTGTCGGGTCGTTATCAAGGGAGTGGCCAGTCGCTGCTCAGCCTCGTAAACTCTGGTGGAGCAGCCCAAGACATGCGGCCATTGGTGTGCGGCGCTGGGGCGCCAGAGTATATCAAGGCGCGCGAAGCTGAGTTCCCTATGGGCCTTAAAGGCCAGCCAAGCTATCTCAACGATGAGATTCCATTGCGCGAATATACGGTTGTGGATTTGGGCCGCACACGGGCCGTCGCGTTTCCGCGTCCACGCCCGGCGCATGTTTCTCGGTTCGCGGCGCCAGCAGTTGCCGCAACCTCTACGGCTCCGATTGTAGCGGAACGAGCAGTATCCCTGCCAATACCGCGTCCCGCGGACCTCTAG
- a CDS encoding CAP domain-containing protein: protein MSNNRSLARFALMGSMTLLVAGCVSFGGGGGSSPAGLQPALTARMDVPNARLDSQQAIALVNAYRANQNMPPLVADAGLNGSAQALANQYAQTGVAPSMPGGLVQMKLSAGYATFAETFSGWRNNPADAVALAANASKAGIGVAFNPNSAYGIHWVLVLGN, encoded by the coding sequence ATGTCGAATAACAGAAGTTTGGCCCGCTTTGCACTCATGGGGTCGATGACGTTGCTCGTAGCCGGGTGCGTTTCATTTGGCGGCGGCGGCGGATCTTCTCCCGCAGGCCTCCAACCTGCTCTGACCGCACGGATGGACGTGCCCAATGCACGCCTCGACTCACAGCAGGCCATTGCGCTGGTAAACGCCTATCGCGCCAACCAAAACATGCCTCCACTGGTCGCTGATGCTGGCCTCAATGGCTCCGCACAGGCGCTTGCCAATCAGTACGCTCAGACCGGCGTCGCGCCGAGCATGCCGGGCGGACTTGTCCAAATGAAGCTGAGCGCAGGCTATGCGACATTCGCTGAGACCTTCTCAGGCTGGCGCAACAACCCTGCGGATGCCGTCGCCCTCGCCGCAAACGCCTCAAAGGCTGGTATCGGCGTCGCGTTCAACCCGAACTCCGCCTATGGCATTCACTGGGTGCTTGTTCTTGGAAACTAA
- a CDS encoding sulfurtransferase TusA family protein encodes METNVLTIDARGLKCPLPVLKLEKAAATANAGDQLLILTTDAMAKIDIPLFCRQNGHHCDVQTNGEVISLTVRIGSAG; translated from the coding sequence TTGGAAACTAACGTCCTGACCATTGATGCAAGGGGGCTGAAATGCCCCCTTCCCGTCTTGAAACTGGAAAAGGCCGCTGCCACTGCGAATGCGGGCGATCAGCTCCTCATCCTCACGACAGACGCGATGGCGAAAATCGATATCCCGCTGTTCTGCCGTCAGAATGGACATCATTGCGACGTGCAAACGAACGGAGAGGTTATCTCTCTCACCGTCCGGATTGGCTCGGCGGGCTAG
- a CDS encoding histidine kinase dimerization/phosphoacceptor domain -containing protein, translating into MSLSKSVQEVRATSVSVIFLVLCLAAFVGVFTYFLANVAAQTKIQLEDDAASTTQVVATNGLWMNQLAIQTLRRMDSLIEDSPLSVDAEAFGKIMEDRPPELIVSLIDADANLLFSSARFMPGVNLRERDYFQSIRSGAAFATSAKVVTQPRGREGFVFAKRLTRNNVFVGAVAVAYPNSVLESFVRDVELEAGASISLFRRDGRLMARYPHTNVPDLVGDVLFTEHLERGDSGTFFADRSPSDGQPKILGYRAIQGTDMVAVVAIPTEGAWGRYRAELMSILVIVAPICVALIIVGLWIWRLLRRDAAHAEELETANETNMMLFREIHHRVKNNLQSVQSLIRLQDIPEAAKLDLQSRLGAMAAMHEHIYRRDEYEDIDAHDIVPVVINEVVRAYGKPVEIIYELDRCYVDRDHITPLSLLLSEVVTNALKYAFPDGREGRIRIIMNDFYNGRCQLIVADNGVGMPKNGVPSTSMGLRLIRGVVAQMGGTYEYLPSAGTRFEANIALSAVGHHAEHR; encoded by the coding sequence GTGAGTCTGTCTAAATCCGTACAAGAAGTGCGTGCCACGTCAGTGTCCGTGATTTTCCTCGTGTTGTGCCTCGCCGCTTTCGTTGGGGTCTTCACCTATTTTCTCGCAAATGTCGCTGCGCAAACCAAAATTCAGCTCGAAGATGACGCTGCTTCTACAACGCAAGTGGTCGCGACCAATGGGCTTTGGATGAACCAGCTGGCAATTCAAACTTTGCGCCGGATGGATTCACTCATCGAGGATAGTCCTCTGTCTGTAGATGCCGAGGCATTTGGTAAGATTATGGAGGACCGTCCGCCGGAACTCATCGTTAGCCTTATCGATGCCGATGCCAACCTCTTGTTCAGTAGCGCGCGATTTATGCCCGGCGTAAATCTGCGTGAGCGTGACTATTTTCAGTCGATACGCAGCGGAGCAGCGTTTGCGACTTCAGCCAAGGTCGTGACGCAACCTAGGGGGCGCGAAGGCTTTGTATTTGCTAAGAGATTAACGCGCAACAATGTCTTTGTTGGTGCGGTTGCAGTCGCTTACCCGAACAGTGTGCTTGAATCTTTCGTGCGCGACGTTGAGCTGGAGGCTGGGGCGTCCATCAGCCTCTTTCGGCGCGACGGGCGGCTTATGGCGCGCTATCCACACACCAATGTGCCCGATCTCGTGGGCGACGTTCTGTTCACCGAACACCTTGAACGAGGTGACAGCGGGACATTTTTTGCCGATCGCTCACCCTCGGACGGCCAGCCAAAGATTCTCGGTTATCGCGCGATACAGGGAACCGACATGGTCGCCGTGGTCGCAATACCGACGGAAGGCGCGTGGGGACGATACCGGGCGGAATTAATGTCCATCTTGGTCATCGTAGCCCCCATCTGCGTTGCGCTGATCATAGTCGGTCTGTGGATATGGCGGCTATTGAGACGTGACGCTGCCCATGCTGAAGAGCTCGAGACGGCGAATGAAACCAACATGATGTTGTTTCGCGAAATCCATCACCGCGTGAAAAATAACCTCCAGTCTGTTCAGTCCCTTATCCGGCTTCAGGATATCCCTGAAGCGGCCAAGCTCGATTTGCAAAGTCGCTTGGGCGCGATGGCGGCCATGCATGAACATATCTACCGCCGTGATGAATATGAGGACATTGACGCTCACGACATTGTCCCGGTGGTCATCAATGAAGTGGTTCGCGCCTACGGCAAGCCGGTGGAAATCATCTACGAACTGGATCGGTGTTATGTCGATCGCGACCACATCACGCCCCTGTCACTACTGCTCAGTGAAGTTGTGACCAATGCTCTGAAATACGCTTTCCCTGATGGGCGGGAAGGGCGTATCCGCATCATTATGAACGACTTCTACAATGGGCGATGCCAGCTCATCGTCGCCGATAATGGGGTCGGCATGCCGAAAAATGGCGTGCCCAGCACCAGCATGGGGCTCCGCCTCATTCGCGGCGTGGTGGCGCAGATGGGCGGCACTTATGAGTATTTGCCCAGTGCCGGTACGCGATTTGAAGCGAATATCGCCCTGAGCGCAGTCGGCCACCACGCAGAGCATCGTTAA
- a CDS encoding helix-turn-helix domain-containing protein, with amino-acid sequence MSLTDTSLHSNCSAMSDVLNRIGDKWSVMVVGMLGRNGTLRFNELKRMINGVSQRMLTLTLRNLERDGLVTRTIYPEVPPRVEYSLTQLGKTLQGPISALWDWSAENHEAIIDARAAYDARENVVATQEPRKAAYAQG; translated from the coding sequence ATGTCGCTCACAGACACATCGCTGCACTCAAATTGCTCTGCCATGTCGGACGTGCTCAATCGCATCGGCGACAAATGGAGCGTCATGGTCGTCGGCATGCTGGGGCGTAATGGCACTCTGCGGTTCAACGAACTCAAGCGCATGATCAACGGCGTATCGCAGCGCATGTTGACGCTGACCCTGCGCAATCTGGAGCGCGACGGGCTGGTGACACGCACTATCTATCCTGAAGTCCCCCCACGGGTGGAATATAGCCTCACGCAATTGGGCAAGACATTACAGGGCCCTATCAGCGCGCTATGGGATTGGTCCGCTGAAAACCATGAGGCCATTATTGACGCCCGCGCCGCCTATGACGCGCGCGAGAACGTGGTCGCCACTCAGGAACCGCGCAAGGCCGCTTACGCACAAGGCTAA